One genomic region from Fictibacillus marinisediminis encodes:
- a CDS encoding 5-formyltetrahydrofolate cyclo-ligase: protein MEKKNLRKEMKNKLLSLDSTLHKTKSKDIARQLFNMPLWSNAKHIGITISRGFEVDTREIIKKAWVEGKEVSVPKCSTDGERAMDFYKITSFEDLENVYMDLYEPIRSKTQLSSAYNIELMIVPGLIFSPEGYRIGFGGGFYDRYLASYEGNTVSLAFDFQLSHSIPVEPFDIPVQWIVSDLGVHKAEF, encoded by the coding sequence ATGGAGAAGAAGAACTTAAGAAAAGAAATGAAAAACAAACTGCTGTCCCTGGACTCAACGTTACATAAAACGAAGAGTAAAGATATTGCCAGGCAGTTATTCAACATGCCGTTATGGTCGAACGCGAAGCATATCGGGATTACGATTTCGAGGGGATTTGAAGTAGATACCCGGGAGATTATAAAAAAAGCATGGGTCGAAGGAAAAGAAGTGAGTGTTCCAAAGTGCAGCACTGATGGGGAGAGGGCGATGGATTTTTATAAGATCACCTCTTTTGAGGACCTTGAAAATGTATACATGGACCTTTATGAACCGATTCGTTCCAAAACTCAGCTTTCTTCTGCTTATAATATCGAGTTGATGATCGTACCTGGCTTGATCTTTAGTCCAGAAGGTTACCGCATCGGTTTTGGCGGCGGATTTTATGACAGGTACCTGGCATCCTATGAAGGAAATACGGTTTCTTTGGCTTTCGACTTTCAGCTCTCACATTCGATACCTGTTGAACCGTTCGATATTCCTGTCCAATGGATTGTATCAGATCTAGGTGTTCATAAGGCGGAATTCTGA
- the rpmG gene encoding 50S ribosomal protein L33, producing MRVNITLACTETGDRNYITKKNKRNNPERLELKKYSPRLKKYTLHRETK from the coding sequence ATGCGTGTAAACATCACTCTTGCTTGCACTGAAACTGGTGATCGCAACTATATTACGAAGAAAAACAAACGTAATAACCCAGAGCGCTTAGAGCTTAAAAAGTACAGCCCAAGACTAAAAAAATATACATTGCACCGTGAAACGAAGTAA
- a CDS encoding glycoside hydrolase family 15 protein, producing MPRQLVAGNGKILVNIDQHLQIRDIYYPYVGQQNHVQGHANKVGIWSDGHFSWLSSELWSVHTDYHKDSLVTCCTAENKQMGIRLVFEDGVHQRENMFLRRIKVTNTSKKEKKIRLFFHQDLNIYETEVGDTAFYAPDSRSIIHYKKNRYFLFNALFGDNGISQYTTGIKRFQSAEGTWKDAEDGSLHINPIAQGSVDSTFSVEHEVRGEETVEAFYWMTIGRNREEILALNEYIKEIGPSLTIDKIMIYWRRWANKSPLPDTDLEEEILALYKRSLLIVRTQTNENGYIMAANDSDIQQYNRDHYSYMWPRDGALVAAAIAKAGYQGMVKNFYRRCAEVLTKEGFLHHKYNPDGSIGSSWHPTVGKDGKEQLPIQEDETALVLWAFWEHYKETGDIEFAQSLYRSLVRPGARFLLQFMDEELDLPNPSYDLWEERRGIFSFTCSAVYGGLMAAHSFALLFGEDDRAARYKAGAERVKKGMENHLYDQEAGRFLRGIYLNEENREITKDYTIESSMYGLFAFGVFSVNDGRVQSTMEAIERELYIKTPIGGVARYFNDYYFQQTHEVEKVPGNPWLICTLWLAKWKIAAAVDRNGLKQCREYLHWVVSHAFSSGVLPEQLHPFSGEPLSVAPLTWSHATFVDVVVDYIQAYERLE from the coding sequence ATGCCGAGGCAGCTTGTAGCCGGAAACGGAAAAATTCTCGTAAACATTGATCAGCACCTTCAGATTAGAGACATTTATTATCCTTATGTCGGACAGCAAAATCACGTTCAGGGACACGCAAACAAAGTGGGGATATGGTCAGATGGCCATTTCTCCTGGCTGTCTTCGGAACTCTGGAGCGTCCATACGGACTATCATAAAGATTCTCTTGTAACCTGCTGTACGGCTGAAAACAAACAGATGGGCATTCGCCTTGTATTTGAAGACGGTGTTCATCAGCGTGAAAATATGTTTTTGCGCCGAATAAAAGTGACGAACACCTCGAAGAAGGAAAAGAAAATCCGGCTCTTTTTTCATCAGGATTTAAATATTTATGAGACAGAGGTTGGAGATACTGCTTTTTACGCCCCGGATTCAAGGTCTATTATCCATTACAAAAAGAATCGCTATTTTTTGTTTAATGCTCTTTTTGGAGATAACGGCATATCACAGTATACGACAGGAATCAAACGGTTCCAAAGCGCTGAAGGAACATGGAAGGATGCCGAGGATGGATCGCTGCACATTAATCCGATCGCCCAGGGATCTGTAGACAGCACCTTTTCTGTGGAACATGAAGTTCGAGGGGAAGAAACCGTTGAAGCCTTTTATTGGATGACCATTGGAAGGAACAGGGAAGAGATCCTTGCACTGAACGAATACATCAAAGAAATCGGACCATCATTGACTATTGATAAGATCATGATCTACTGGAGGAGATGGGCGAATAAATCACCGCTTCCAGATACAGATCTGGAGGAAGAGATTTTAGCTCTGTATAAACGGAGCCTGCTCATTGTCCGGACTCAGACAAATGAAAATGGCTATATCATGGCTGCCAATGATTCTGATATCCAGCAATATAACCGGGATCATTACAGCTACATGTGGCCGAGGGACGGCGCACTTGTGGCAGCGGCAATCGCCAAAGCCGGCTATCAGGGGATGGTGAAAAATTTCTATAGAAGGTGTGCAGAGGTGCTGACGAAAGAAGGATTTCTGCACCATAAATACAATCCGGACGGATCGATCGGTTCAAGCTGGCATCCGACTGTCGGAAAAGACGGGAAAGAACAGCTGCCGATACAAGAGGATGAAACGGCACTCGTATTATGGGCGTTTTGGGAGCACTACAAAGAGACCGGGGATATCGAATTTGCCCAATCTCTTTACCGATCGCTTGTAAGGCCGGGTGCCCGTTTTCTTCTTCAGTTCATGGATGAAGAGCTTGATCTGCCCAATCCGTCTTATGACCTGTGGGAAGAAAGAAGGGGAATCTTTTCGTTTACGTGCTCGGCTGTTTACGGAGGTTTGATGGCAGCTCACTCTTTTGCTCTTTTATTTGGGGAAGATGACAGGGCTGCAAGGTACAAAGCGGGAGCAGAGCGCGTAAAAAAAGGAATGGAGAACCATCTTTACGATCAAGAAGCCGGCCGGTTCCTCCGGGGAATTTACTTGAACGAGGAAAATCGGGAAATAACAAAAGATTATACGATAGAAAGCAGCATGTACGGCTTGTTTGCATTCGGTGTTTTTTCCGTCAATGATGGAAGAGTGCAGTCTACGATGGAGGCGATTGAGCGGGAGCTGTATATCAAAACACCGATTGGCGGAGTCGCACGGTATTTTAACGATTATTATTTTCAGCAGACCCATGAAGTGGAGAAGGTGCCAGGCAATCCTTGGCTAATCTGTACACTGTGGCTTGCGAAATGGAAAATTGCTGCAGCCGTTGACCGGAACGGCCTCAAGCAATGCAGGGAATACTTGCACTGGGTGGTCTCCCACGCATTTTCAAGCGGAGTTCTGCCTGAGCAGCTGCATCCATTCTCTGGTGAACCGCTGTCCGTCGCCCCATTAACATGGTCCCACGCGACCTTCGTGGATGTCGTTGTCGATTATATTCAAGCTTATGAACGTCTTGAATAA
- a CDS encoding sugar phosphate nucleotidyltransferase — protein MKGVIMAGGKGTRLRPLTCNLPKPMVPLLHKPVMEYSIELLKKYGITDIAVTLHYMPEAIKNYFGDGSDFGVNLHYFEETTPLGTAGSIKNAEDFLDERFIVISGDALTDFDLLKGIQYHQEKDSLVTIFMKQVESPLEYGVIMTNQNGEIIRFLEKPSWNEVFSDTVNTGIYVLEPEIFQYMEKDFQTDFSKDLFPLLMKEERPLYGYPAEGYWSDIGSLHQYRQSHRDMLDGLVNLPFSGHEIDQGIWVGNNVVIEDGAKLERPVHIADGTVVRAGADIKSYSVIGRNNVISSKASLKKSILWHDVYVGSESELRGATIANGTMVEQGAAIYEHAVVGNHCKIGKRSTLKPEVKIWPEKEIYDEALVHTSLIWGRKATKSLFGSRGVSGIANVEITPDYIARLASAYGAVLPHGSNIAIASDSHSFSGMIKQAFIQGLLSSGVNTLDTSPTVAPVVRFAIEMDNLQGGVYIRFSNRGGEKQVFIEFYDHKGLPIHPDQERKIENAYWQEDYRRAAFDMIGKGTYNNYKNEEYIEALLQTVNKKRIRNSKFRIVVNYNHQPYLSFIPILFHKLDCEFLTVPSETGPEEMASFVRVTNANLGILVGEAGETLSLITESGKLLDEETMLSLYVLVTFYEGKQNEMAIPVYGSSDLDSLAGRLNGRLIRTKANPRSIMEVGSGVMNFQYDAQFALIHILEMMATQKITLSELVGLLPNVNMLREYVPCPWDKKGKVMRKLMEDIRDNNVELVDGIKVFHPEGGWTLILPDVEQPVFTVYSQGSNMDQAKEAAAEFIDKIRLYQKV, from the coding sequence ATGAAAGGTGTAATAATGGCTGGGGGAAAAGGAACCCGTCTTCGTCCACTGACTTGCAATCTGCCTAAACCAATGGTGCCGCTGCTGCATAAACCCGTAATGGAGTACAGCATTGAGCTGCTGAAAAAATATGGCATCACGGATATCGCAGTAACGCTTCATTATATGCCAGAGGCCATCAAAAATTATTTTGGAGATGGCAGTGACTTTGGCGTTAACCTTCATTATTTTGAGGAAACGACGCCGCTAGGGACAGCAGGGAGCATTAAAAACGCAGAAGATTTCTTGGATGAGCGCTTCATCGTGATCAGCGGTGATGCCTTGACGGATTTTGATCTACTAAAGGGAATCCAATACCATCAGGAAAAGGACTCTCTCGTTACGATCTTTATGAAACAGGTCGAATCTCCGCTTGAATACGGCGTCATCATGACCAATCAGAACGGAGAGATCATCCGTTTCCTTGAAAAACCAAGCTGGAATGAAGTATTCAGCGATACAGTCAACACCGGCATTTATGTCCTCGAACCGGAAATTTTTCAATATATGGAGAAGGATTTTCAGACGGATTTCAGCAAAGACTTGTTCCCTCTCCTGATGAAAGAAGAGCGGCCATTGTATGGCTACCCGGCAGAAGGCTACTGGTCGGATATCGGAAGCCTCCATCAGTACCGGCAATCACACCGAGACATGCTGGATGGCCTTGTCAACCTGCCGTTCTCAGGGCATGAGATCGACCAGGGAATCTGGGTCGGGAACAATGTTGTCATTGAAGACGGCGCAAAACTGGAACGGCCGGTACATATTGCGGATGGAACAGTCGTCAGGGCAGGAGCGGATATAAAAAGTTATTCTGTCATTGGACGGAATAATGTCATTTCTTCTAAAGCGTCATTAAAGAAAAGCATTCTTTGGCATGATGTTTATGTGGGATCTGAAAGCGAGCTGAGGGGTGCAACCATTGCAAATGGAACGATGGTCGAGCAGGGAGCAGCGATCTATGAGCATGCTGTTGTCGGCAATCATTGCAAGATCGGAAAACGCTCCACTTTAAAGCCGGAAGTGAAAATCTGGCCGGAAAAAGAGATCTACGATGAAGCACTTGTGCATACTTCATTGATCTGGGGAAGAAAAGCGACCAAGTCATTGTTCGGCAGCCGCGGGGTCTCAGGGATCGCCAATGTAGAGATCACACCTGATTATATCGCAAGGCTTGCTTCTGCGTATGGAGCTGTGCTGCCTCACGGATCCAACATCGCGATCGCCAGTGATTCTCATTCTTTCTCCGGAATGATTAAACAGGCCTTTATCCAGGGATTGTTGTCATCAGGGGTAAATACACTTGATACGAGCCCTACGGTAGCTCCTGTCGTCCGTTTTGCGATTGAGATGGATAATCTTCAGGGCGGTGTCTACATCCGTTTTTCAAACAGAGGCGGAGAAAAGCAAGTGTTTATCGAGTTCTATGACCACAAAGGCCTGCCGATCCATCCTGATCAGGAACGGAAGATCGAGAATGCTTATTGGCAAGAAGATTACCGACGTGCCGCTTTTGACATGATCGGCAAAGGTACCTACAACAATTATAAAAACGAAGAGTATATTGAAGCCCTTTTACAGACCGTCAATAAAAAAAGAATCAGAAATTCAAAGTTTCGAATCGTTGTAAACTATAATCACCAGCCGTATCTCAGCTTTATTCCTATCCTTTTTCATAAATTGGATTGTGAGTTCTTGACCGTTCCATCTGAGACGGGACCTGAGGAAATGGCTTCCTTTGTCAGAGTGACGAATGCCAATCTTGGGATTCTTGTCGGCGAGGCCGGAGAAACGCTCAGCCTGATCACGGAGTCTGGAAAACTGCTCGATGAGGAAACGATGCTTTCTCTATATGTTCTCGTGACGTTTTACGAAGGAAAACAAAACGAAATGGCCATCCCGGTCTATGGTTCTTCTGACCTTGACAGCCTGGCCGGCCGTTTGAACGGAAGGCTCATCCGCACGAAAGCCAATCCCCGATCCATTATGGAAGTCGGCAGCGGGGTGATGAATTTTCAGTATGACGCCCAGTTTGCCCTCATTCACATCCTGGAGATGATGGCTACCCAGAAGATCACACTGTCAGAACTAGTAGGGTTGCTCCCAAATGTGAATATGCTGAGAGAGTATGTTCCTTGTCCATGGGATAAAAAAGGAAAAGTCATGAGAAAGCTTATGGAGGATATCCGTGATAATAATGTGGAACTCGTCGACGGCATCAAAGTCTTTCATCCTGAAGGCGGCTGGACACTGATTCTTCCGGACGTAGAACAGCCGGTCTTCACTGTGTATTCGCAGGGATCGAACATGGATCAGGCGAAAGAAGCTGCAGCCGAGTTCATCGATAAAATCCGGCTGTATCAGAAGGTTTAA